The Halichoerus grypus chromosome 15, mHalGry1.hap1.1, whole genome shotgun sequence genome includes a window with the following:
- the POU2F2 gene encoding POU domain, class 2, transcription factor 2 isoform X11 — protein MTQLFPQPCGAGSMVHSSMGAPEIRMSKPLEAEKQGLDSPSEHTDTERNGPDTNHQNPQNKTSPFSVSPTGPSTKDIQQLLQLQQLVLVPGHHLQPPAQFLLPQAQQSQPGLLPTPNLFQLPQQTQGALLTSQPRAGLPTQPPKCLEPPSHPEEPSDLEELEQFARTFKQRRIKLGFTQGDVGLAMGKLYGNDFSQTTISRFEALNLSFKNMCKLKPLLEKWLNDAETMSVDSSLPSPNQLSSPSLGFDGLPGRRRKKRTSIETNVRFALEKSFLANQKPTSEEILLIAEQLHMEKEVIRVWFCNRRQKEKRINPCSAAPMLPSPGKPASYSPHLVTPQGGAGTLPLSQASSSLSTTVTTLSSAVGTLHPSRTAGGGGGGGGAAPPLNSIPSVTPPPPATTNSTNPSPQGSHSAIGLSGLNPSTGPGLWWNPAPYQP, from the exons AAATAAGAATGTCTAAGCCCCTGGAGGCCGAGAAGCAAGGTCTGGACTCCCCATCAGAGCAcacag ACACTGAAAGAAATGGACCAGACACTAACCATCAG AACCCCCAGAATAAGACCTCCCCGTTCTCCGTGTCCCCAACTGGCCCCAGCACCAAG GACATACAGCAGCTCCTCCAGCTTCAGCAGCTGGTGCTTGTGCCAGGCCACCACCTCCAGCCACCTGCTCAGTTCCTGCTGCCACAGGCCCAGCAGAGTCAGCCAG GCCTGCTACCGACACCAAATCTCTTCCAGCTACCTCAGCAAACCCAGGGAGCTCTTCTGACCTCCCAGCCCCGGGCCGGGCTGCCCACACAG CCCCCCAAATGCTTGGAGCCACCATCCCACCCCGAGGAGCCCAGTGACCTGGAGGAGCTGGAGCAGTTCGCCCGCACCTTCAAGCAACGCCGCATCAAGCTGGGCTTCACGCAG GGTGATGTGGGCCTGGCCATGGGCAAGCTCTACGGCAACGACTTTAGCCAGACGACCATCTCCCGTTTCGAGGCCCTCAACCTGAGCTTCAAGAACATGTGCAAACTCAAGCCCCTCCTGGAGAAGTGGCTCAACGACGCAG AGACTATGTCTGTGGACTCAAGCCTGCCCAGCCCCAACCAGCTGAGCAGCCCCAGCCTGGGCTTCGACGGGCTCCCTGGCCGGAGACGCAAGAAGAGGACCAGCATCGAGACAAACGTCCGCTTCGCCTTAGAGAAGAGTTTTCTAGCG AACCAGAAGCCTACCTCAGAGGAGATCCTGCTGATTGCAGAGCAGCTGCACATGGAGAAGGAAGTGATCCGCGTCTGGTTCTGCAACCGGCGCCAGAAGGAAAAACGCATCAACCCCTGCAGCGCAGCCCCCATGTTGCCCAGCCCAGGGAAGCCAGCCAGCTACAGCCCCCATCTG gtCACACCCCAAGGGGGCGCCGGGACCTTGCCATTGTCCCAAGCTTCCAGCAGTCTGAGCACAACAG TTACTACCTTATCCTCAGCTGTGGGGACGCTCCACCCCAGCCGGACAgccggagggggtgggggcgggggcggggccgcgcccCCCCTCAATTCCAtcccctctgtcactcccccacccccggccaccACCAACAGCACAAATCCCAGCCCTCAAGGCAGCCACTCGGCTATCGGCTTGTCGGGCCTGAACCCCAGCACGGG ccCTGGCCTCTGGTGGAACCCTGCCCCTTACCAGCCTTGA
- the POU2F2 gene encoding POU domain, class 2, transcription factor 2 isoform X12, giving the protein MTQLFPQPCGAGSMVHSSMGAPEIRMSKPLEAEKQGLDSPSEHTDTERNGPDTNHQNPQNKTSPFSVSPTGPSTKVGILSGLHLTFWGPGPCLSPPQIKAEDPSGDSAPAAPPPPQLAQPHLPQAQLMLTGSQLAGLTALMPAQQQLLLQQAQAQLLAAAVQQSSAAAAAAAASSSSSSSSSSSASSASSSTSQPPASSGGGDLPPPQPASQPPGTPQLTLSQPIQLTAQDIQQLLQLQQLVLVPGHHLQPPAQFLLPQAQQSQPGLLPTPNLFQLPQQTQGALLTSQPRAGLPTQPPKCLEPPSHPEEPSDLEELEQFARTFKQRRIKLGFTQGDVGLAMGKLYGNDFSQTTISRFEALNLSFKNMCKLKPLLEKWLNDAETMSVDSSLPSPNQLSSPSLGFDGLPGRRRKKRTSIETNVRFALEKSFLANQKPTSEEILLIAEQLHMEKEVIRVWFCNRRQKEKRINPCSAAPMLPSPGKPASYSPHLVTPQGGAGTLPLSQASSSLSTTVTTLSSAVGTLHPSRTAGGGGGGGGAAPPLNSIPSVTPPPPATTNSTNPSPQGSHSAIGLSGLNPSTGSTMVGLSSGLSPALMSNNPLATIQALASGGTLPLTSLDGSGNLVLGAASAAPGSPGLVTSPLFLNHAGLPLLSAPPGVGLVSAAAAAVAASISSKSPGLSSSSSSSSSSSSTCSEAAAQTPGGPGGPEAGSKPE; this is encoded by the exons AAATAAGAATGTCTAAGCCCCTGGAGGCCGAGAAGCAAGGTCTGGACTCCCCATCAGAGCAcacag ACACTGAAAGAAATGGACCAGACACTAACCATCAG AACCCCCAGAATAAGACCTCCCCGTTCTCCGTGTCCCCAACTGGCCCCAGCACCAAG GTGGGCATTCTCTCTGGCCTCCACTTAACATTCTGGGGTCCCggaccctgcctctctcccccccaGATCAAGGCTGAAGACCCCAGTGGCGACTCAGCCCCAgcagcacccccgcccccccagctggCTCAGCCGCATCTGCCCCAGGCCCAACTCATGTTGACAGGCAGCCAGCTAGCCGGG CTCACGGCGCTGATGCCAGCTCAGCAGCAGCTCCTCCTGCAGCAAGCCCAGGCCCAGCTCCTGGCCGCCGCCGTGCAACAATCCagtgccgctgccgccgccgccgctgcctcctcctcctcctcctcctcctcctcctcctctgcctcctctgcctcctcctcgaCCTCgcagcccccagcctcctctgGGGGGGGCGACCTGCCACCTCCACAGCCTGCCAGCCAGCCCCCCGGGACCCCACAGCTCACCCTCTCCCAGCCCATCCAGCTCACAGCACAG GACATACAGCAGCTCCTCCAGCTTCAGCAGCTGGTGCTTGTGCCAGGCCACCACCTCCAGCCACCTGCTCAGTTCCTGCTGCCACAGGCCCAGCAGAGTCAGCCAG GCCTGCTACCGACACCAAATCTCTTCCAGCTACCTCAGCAAACCCAGGGAGCTCTTCTGACCTCCCAGCCCCGGGCCGGGCTGCCCACACAG CCCCCCAAATGCTTGGAGCCACCATCCCACCCCGAGGAGCCCAGTGACCTGGAGGAGCTGGAGCAGTTCGCCCGCACCTTCAAGCAACGCCGCATCAAGCTGGGCTTCACGCAG GGTGATGTGGGCCTGGCCATGGGCAAGCTCTACGGCAACGACTTTAGCCAGACGACCATCTCCCGTTTCGAGGCCCTCAACCTGAGCTTCAAGAACATGTGCAAACTCAAGCCCCTCCTGGAGAAGTGGCTCAACGACGCAG AGACTATGTCTGTGGACTCAAGCCTGCCCAGCCCCAACCAGCTGAGCAGCCCCAGCCTGGGCTTCGACGGGCTCCCTGGCCGGAGACGCAAGAAGAGGACCAGCATCGAGACAAACGTCCGCTTCGCCTTAGAGAAGAGTTTTCTAGCG AACCAGAAGCCTACCTCAGAGGAGATCCTGCTGATTGCAGAGCAGCTGCACATGGAGAAGGAAGTGATCCGCGTCTGGTTCTGCAACCGGCGCCAGAAGGAAAAACGCATCAACCCCTGCAGCGCAGCCCCCATGTTGCCCAGCCCAGGGAAGCCAGCCAGCTACAGCCCCCATCTG gtCACACCCCAAGGGGGCGCCGGGACCTTGCCATTGTCCCAAGCTTCCAGCAGTCTGAGCACAACAG TTACTACCTTATCCTCAGCTGTGGGGACGCTCCACCCCAGCCGGACAgccggagggggtgggggcgggggcggggccgcgcccCCCCTCAATTCCAtcccctctgtcactcccccacccccggccaccACCAACAGCACAAATCCCAGCCCTCAAGGCAGCCACTCGGCTATCGGCTTGTCGGGCCTGAACCCCAGCACGGG AAGCACAATGGTGGGGTTGAGCTCCGGGCTGAGTCCAGCCCTCATGAGCAACAACCCTTTGGCCACTATCCAAG ccCTGGCCTCTGGTGGAACCCTGCCCCTTACCAGCCTTGACGGCAGCGGGAACCTGGTGCTGGGGGCGGCCAGCGCGGCCCCGGGGAGCCCCGGCCTGGTGACCTCACCGCTCTTCTTGAACCACGCTGGGCTGCCCCTGCTCAGCGCCCCGCCAGGCGTGGGCCTGGTCTCGGCAGCTGCTGCGGCCGTGGCGGCCTCCATCTCCAGCAAGTCTCCGGGcctctcctcatcctcctcctcatcctcgtCCTCGTCCTCCACTTGCAGCGAGGCGGCAGCACAGACCCCTGGAGGCCCCGGGGGGCCCGAGGCAGGGTCCAAGCCCGAGTGA
- the POU2F2 gene encoding POU domain, class 2, transcription factor 2 isoform X13: MTQLFPQPCGAGSMVHSSMGAPEIRMSKPLEAEKQGLDSPSEHTDTERNGPDTNHQNPQNKTSPFSVSPTGPSTKIKAEDPSGDSAPAAPPPPQLAQPHLPQAQLMLTGSQLAGLTALMPAQQQLLLQQAQAQLLAAAVQQSSAAAAAAAASSSSSSSSSSSASSASSSTSQPPASSGGGDLPPPQPASQPPGTPQLTLSQPIQLTAQDIQQLLQLQQLVLVPGHHLQPPAQFLLPQAQQSQPGLLPTPNLFQLPQQTQGALLTSQPRAGLPTQAVTRPTLPDPHLSHPQPPKCLEPPSHPEEPSDLEELEQFARTFKQRRIKLGFTQGDVGLAMGKLYGNDFSQTTISRFEALNLSFKNMCKLKPLLEKWLNDAETMSVDSSLPSPNQLSSPSLGFDGLPGRRRKKRTSIETNVRFALEKSFLANQKPTSEEILLIAEQLHMEKEVIRVWFCNRRQKEKRINPCSAAPMLPSPGKPASYSPHLVTPQGGAGTLPLSQASSSLSTTVTTLSSAVGTLHPSRTAGGGGGGGGAAPPLNSIPSVTPPPPATTNSTNPSPQGSHSAIGLSGLNPSTGPGLWWNPAPYQP; encoded by the exons AAATAAGAATGTCTAAGCCCCTGGAGGCCGAGAAGCAAGGTCTGGACTCCCCATCAGAGCAcacag ACACTGAAAGAAATGGACCAGACACTAACCATCAG AACCCCCAGAATAAGACCTCCCCGTTCTCCGTGTCCCCAACTGGCCCCAGCACCAAG ATCAAGGCTGAAGACCCCAGTGGCGACTCAGCCCCAgcagcacccccgcccccccagctggCTCAGCCGCATCTGCCCCAGGCCCAACTCATGTTGACAGGCAGCCAGCTAGCCGGG CTCACGGCGCTGATGCCAGCTCAGCAGCAGCTCCTCCTGCAGCAAGCCCAGGCCCAGCTCCTGGCCGCCGCCGTGCAACAATCCagtgccgctgccgccgccgccgctgcctcctcctcctcctcctcctcctcctcctcctctgcctcctctgcctcctcctcgaCCTCgcagcccccagcctcctctgGGGGGGGCGACCTGCCACCTCCACAGCCTGCCAGCCAGCCCCCCGGGACCCCACAGCTCACCCTCTCCCAGCCCATCCAGCTCACAGCACAG GACATACAGCAGCTCCTCCAGCTTCAGCAGCTGGTGCTTGTGCCAGGCCACCACCTCCAGCCACCTGCTCAGTTCCTGCTGCCACAGGCCCAGCAGAGTCAGCCAG GCCTGCTACCGACACCAAATCTCTTCCAGCTACCTCAGCAAACCCAGGGAGCTCTTCTGACCTCCCAGCCCCGGGCCGGGCTGCCCACACAG GCCGTGACCCGCCCCACGCTGCCCGACCCGCACCTCTCGCACCCGCAGCCCCCCAAATGCTTGGAGCCACCATCCCACCCCGAGGAGCCCAGTGACCTGGAGGAGCTGGAGCAGTTCGCCCGCACCTTCAAGCAACGCCGCATCAAGCTGGGCTTCACGCAG GGTGATGTGGGCCTGGCCATGGGCAAGCTCTACGGCAACGACTTTAGCCAGACGACCATCTCCCGTTTCGAGGCCCTCAACCTGAGCTTCAAGAACATGTGCAAACTCAAGCCCCTCCTGGAGAAGTGGCTCAACGACGCAG AGACTATGTCTGTGGACTCAAGCCTGCCCAGCCCCAACCAGCTGAGCAGCCCCAGCCTGGGCTTCGACGGGCTCCCTGGCCGGAGACGCAAGAAGAGGACCAGCATCGAGACAAACGTCCGCTTCGCCTTAGAGAAGAGTTTTCTAGCG AACCAGAAGCCTACCTCAGAGGAGATCCTGCTGATTGCAGAGCAGCTGCACATGGAGAAGGAAGTGATCCGCGTCTGGTTCTGCAACCGGCGCCAGAAGGAAAAACGCATCAACCCCTGCAGCGCAGCCCCCATGTTGCCCAGCCCAGGGAAGCCAGCCAGCTACAGCCCCCATCTG gtCACACCCCAAGGGGGCGCCGGGACCTTGCCATTGTCCCAAGCTTCCAGCAGTCTGAGCACAACAG TTACTACCTTATCCTCAGCTGTGGGGACGCTCCACCCCAGCCGGACAgccggagggggtgggggcgggggcggggccgcgcccCCCCTCAATTCCAtcccctctgtcactcccccacccccggccaccACCAACAGCACAAATCCCAGCCCTCAAGGCAGCCACTCGGCTATCGGCTTGTCGGGCCTGAACCCCAGCACGGG ccCTGGCCTCTGGTGGAACCCTGCCCCTTACCAGCCTTGA
- the POU2F2 gene encoding POU domain, class 2, transcription factor 2 isoform X14: MTQLFPQPCGAGSMVHSSMGAPEIRMSKPLEAEKQGLDSPSEHTDTERNGPDTNHQNPQNKTSPFSVSPTGPSTKIKAEDPSGDSAPAAPPPPQLAQPHLPQAQLMLTGSQLAGLTALMPAQQQLLLQQAQAQLLAAAVQQSSAAAAAAAASSSSSSSSSSSASSASSSTSQPPASSGGGDLPPPQPASQPPGTPQLTLSQPIQLTAQDIQQLLQLQQLVLVPGHHLQPPAQFLLPQAQQSQPGLLPTPNLFQLPQQTQGALLTSQPRAGLPTQPPKCLEPPSHPEEPSDLEELEQFARTFKQRRIKLGFTQGDVGLAMGKLYGNDFSQTTISRFEALNLSFKNMCKLKPLLEKWLNDAETMSVDSSLPSPNQLSSPSLGFDGLPGRRRKKRTSIETNVRFALEKSFLANQKPTSEEILLIAEQLHMEKEVIRVWFCNRRQKEKRINPCSAAPMLPSPGKPASYSPHLVTPQGGAGTLPLSQASSSLSTTVTTLSSAVGTLHPSRTAGGGGGGGGAAPPLNSIPSVTPPPPATTNSTNPSPQGSHSAIGLSGLNPSTGPGLWWNPAPYQP, from the exons AAATAAGAATGTCTAAGCCCCTGGAGGCCGAGAAGCAAGGTCTGGACTCCCCATCAGAGCAcacag ACACTGAAAGAAATGGACCAGACACTAACCATCAG AACCCCCAGAATAAGACCTCCCCGTTCTCCGTGTCCCCAACTGGCCCCAGCACCAAG ATCAAGGCTGAAGACCCCAGTGGCGACTCAGCCCCAgcagcacccccgcccccccagctggCTCAGCCGCATCTGCCCCAGGCCCAACTCATGTTGACAGGCAGCCAGCTAGCCGGG CTCACGGCGCTGATGCCAGCTCAGCAGCAGCTCCTCCTGCAGCAAGCCCAGGCCCAGCTCCTGGCCGCCGCCGTGCAACAATCCagtgccgctgccgccgccgccgctgcctcctcctcctcctcctcctcctcctcctcctctgcctcctctgcctcctcctcgaCCTCgcagcccccagcctcctctgGGGGGGGCGACCTGCCACCTCCACAGCCTGCCAGCCAGCCCCCCGGGACCCCACAGCTCACCCTCTCCCAGCCCATCCAGCTCACAGCACAG GACATACAGCAGCTCCTCCAGCTTCAGCAGCTGGTGCTTGTGCCAGGCCACCACCTCCAGCCACCTGCTCAGTTCCTGCTGCCACAGGCCCAGCAGAGTCAGCCAG GCCTGCTACCGACACCAAATCTCTTCCAGCTACCTCAGCAAACCCAGGGAGCTCTTCTGACCTCCCAGCCCCGGGCCGGGCTGCCCACACAG CCCCCCAAATGCTTGGAGCCACCATCCCACCCCGAGGAGCCCAGTGACCTGGAGGAGCTGGAGCAGTTCGCCCGCACCTTCAAGCAACGCCGCATCAAGCTGGGCTTCACGCAG GGTGATGTGGGCCTGGCCATGGGCAAGCTCTACGGCAACGACTTTAGCCAGACGACCATCTCCCGTTTCGAGGCCCTCAACCTGAGCTTCAAGAACATGTGCAAACTCAAGCCCCTCCTGGAGAAGTGGCTCAACGACGCAG AGACTATGTCTGTGGACTCAAGCCTGCCCAGCCCCAACCAGCTGAGCAGCCCCAGCCTGGGCTTCGACGGGCTCCCTGGCCGGAGACGCAAGAAGAGGACCAGCATCGAGACAAACGTCCGCTTCGCCTTAGAGAAGAGTTTTCTAGCG AACCAGAAGCCTACCTCAGAGGAGATCCTGCTGATTGCAGAGCAGCTGCACATGGAGAAGGAAGTGATCCGCGTCTGGTTCTGCAACCGGCGCCAGAAGGAAAAACGCATCAACCCCTGCAGCGCAGCCCCCATGTTGCCCAGCCCAGGGAAGCCAGCCAGCTACAGCCCCCATCTG gtCACACCCCAAGGGGGCGCCGGGACCTTGCCATTGTCCCAAGCTTCCAGCAGTCTGAGCACAACAG TTACTACCTTATCCTCAGCTGTGGGGACGCTCCACCCCAGCCGGACAgccggagggggtgggggcgggggcggggccgcgcccCCCCTCAATTCCAtcccctctgtcactcccccacccccggccaccACCAACAGCACAAATCCCAGCCCTCAAGGCAGCCACTCGGCTATCGGCTTGTCGGGCCTGAACCCCAGCACGGG ccCTGGCCTCTGGTGGAACCCTGCCCCTTACCAGCCTTGA
- the POU2F2 gene encoding POU domain, class 2, transcription factor 2 isoform X3, with protein sequence MTQLFPQPCGAGSMVHSSMGAPEIRMSKPLEAEKQGLDSPSEHTDTERNGPDTNHQNPQNKTSPFSVSPTGPSTKIKAEDPSGDSAPAAPPPPQLAQPHLPQAQLMLTGSQLAGDIQQLLQLQQLVLVPGHHLQPPAQFLLPQAQQSQPGLLPTPNLFQLPQQTQGALLTSQPRAGLPTQAVTRPTLPDPHLSHPQPPKCLEPPSHPEEPSDLEELEQFARTFKQRRIKLGFTQGDVGLAMGKLYGNDFSQTTISRFEALNLSFKNMCKLKPLLEKWLNDAETMSVDSSLPSPNQLSSPSLGFDGLPGRRRKKRTSIETNVRFALEKSFLANQKPTSEEILLIAEQLHMEKEVIRVWFCNRRQKEKRINPCSAAPMLPSPGKPASYSPHLVTPQGGAGTLPLSQASSSLSTTVTTLSSAVGTLHPSRTAGGGGGGGGAAPPLNSIPSVTPPPPATTNSTNPSPQGSHSAIGLSGLNPSTGSTMVGLSSGLSPALMSNNPLATIQALASGGTLPLTSLDGSGNLVLGAASAAPGSPGLVTSPLFLNHAGLPLLSAPPGVGLVSAAAAAVAASISSKSPGLSSSSSSSSSSSSTCSEAAAQTPGGPGGPEAGSKPE encoded by the exons AAATAAGAATGTCTAAGCCCCTGGAGGCCGAGAAGCAAGGTCTGGACTCCCCATCAGAGCAcacag ACACTGAAAGAAATGGACCAGACACTAACCATCAG AACCCCCAGAATAAGACCTCCCCGTTCTCCGTGTCCCCAACTGGCCCCAGCACCAAG ATCAAGGCTGAAGACCCCAGTGGCGACTCAGCCCCAgcagcacccccgcccccccagctggCTCAGCCGCATCTGCCCCAGGCCCAACTCATGTTGACAGGCAGCCAGCTAGCCGGG GACATACAGCAGCTCCTCCAGCTTCAGCAGCTGGTGCTTGTGCCAGGCCACCACCTCCAGCCACCTGCTCAGTTCCTGCTGCCACAGGCCCAGCAGAGTCAGCCAG GCCTGCTACCGACACCAAATCTCTTCCAGCTACCTCAGCAAACCCAGGGAGCTCTTCTGACCTCCCAGCCCCGGGCCGGGCTGCCCACACAG GCCGTGACCCGCCCCACGCTGCCCGACCCGCACCTCTCGCACCCGCAGCCCCCCAAATGCTTGGAGCCACCATCCCACCCCGAGGAGCCCAGTGACCTGGAGGAGCTGGAGCAGTTCGCCCGCACCTTCAAGCAACGCCGCATCAAGCTGGGCTTCACGCAG GGTGATGTGGGCCTGGCCATGGGCAAGCTCTACGGCAACGACTTTAGCCAGACGACCATCTCCCGTTTCGAGGCCCTCAACCTGAGCTTCAAGAACATGTGCAAACTCAAGCCCCTCCTGGAGAAGTGGCTCAACGACGCAG AGACTATGTCTGTGGACTCAAGCCTGCCCAGCCCCAACCAGCTGAGCAGCCCCAGCCTGGGCTTCGACGGGCTCCCTGGCCGGAGACGCAAGAAGAGGACCAGCATCGAGACAAACGTCCGCTTCGCCTTAGAGAAGAGTTTTCTAGCG AACCAGAAGCCTACCTCAGAGGAGATCCTGCTGATTGCAGAGCAGCTGCACATGGAGAAGGAAGTGATCCGCGTCTGGTTCTGCAACCGGCGCCAGAAGGAAAAACGCATCAACCCCTGCAGCGCAGCCCCCATGTTGCCCAGCCCAGGGAAGCCAGCCAGCTACAGCCCCCATCTG gtCACACCCCAAGGGGGCGCCGGGACCTTGCCATTGTCCCAAGCTTCCAGCAGTCTGAGCACAACAG TTACTACCTTATCCTCAGCTGTGGGGACGCTCCACCCCAGCCGGACAgccggagggggtgggggcgggggcggggccgcgcccCCCCTCAATTCCAtcccctctgtcactcccccacccccggccaccACCAACAGCACAAATCCCAGCCCTCAAGGCAGCCACTCGGCTATCGGCTTGTCGGGCCTGAACCCCAGCACGGG AAGCACAATGGTGGGGTTGAGCTCCGGGCTGAGTCCAGCCCTCATGAGCAACAACCCTTTGGCCACTATCCAAG ccCTGGCCTCTGGTGGAACCCTGCCCCTTACCAGCCTTGACGGCAGCGGGAACCTGGTGCTGGGGGCGGCCAGCGCGGCCCCGGGGAGCCCCGGCCTGGTGACCTCACCGCTCTTCTTGAACCACGCTGGGCTGCCCCTGCTCAGCGCCCCGCCAGGCGTGGGCCTGGTCTCGGCAGCTGCTGCGGCCGTGGCGGCCTCCATCTCCAGCAAGTCTCCGGGcctctcctcatcctcctcctcatcctcgtCCTCGTCCTCCACTTGCAGCGAGGCGGCAGCACAGACCCCTGGAGGCCCCGGGGGGCCCGAGGCAGGGTCCAAGCCCGAGTGA
- the POU2F2 gene encoding POU domain, class 2, transcription factor 2 isoform X5 has protein sequence MTQLFPQPCGAGSMVHSSMGAPEIRMSKPLEAEKQGLDSPSEHTDTERNGPDTNHQNPQNKTSPFSVSPTGPSTKIKAEDPSGDSAPAAPPPPQLAQPHLPQAQLMLTGSQLAGDIQQLLQLQQLVLVPGHHLQPPAQFLLPQAQQSQPGLLPTPNLFQLPQQTQGALLTSQPRAGLPTQPPKCLEPPSHPEEPSDLEELEQFARTFKQRRIKLGFTQGDVGLAMGKLYGNDFSQTTISRFEALNLSFKNMCKLKPLLEKWLNDAETMSVDSSLPSPNQLSSPSLGFDGLPGRRRKKRTSIETNVRFALEKSFLANQKPTSEEILLIAEQLHMEKEVIRVWFCNRRQKEKRINPCSAAPMLPSPGKPASYSPHLVTPQGGAGTLPLSQASSSLSTTVTTLSSAVGTLHPSRTAGGGGGGGGAAPPLNSIPSVTPPPPATTNSTNPSPQGSHSAIGLSGLNPSTGSTMVGLSSGLSPALMSNNPLATIQALASGGTLPLTSLDGSGNLVLGAASAAPGSPGLVTSPLFLNHAGLPLLSAPPGVGLVSAAAAAVAASISSKSPGLSSSSSSSSSSSSTCSEAAAQTPGGPGGPEAGSKPE, from the exons AAATAAGAATGTCTAAGCCCCTGGAGGCCGAGAAGCAAGGTCTGGACTCCCCATCAGAGCAcacag ACACTGAAAGAAATGGACCAGACACTAACCATCAG AACCCCCAGAATAAGACCTCCCCGTTCTCCGTGTCCCCAACTGGCCCCAGCACCAAG ATCAAGGCTGAAGACCCCAGTGGCGACTCAGCCCCAgcagcacccccgcccccccagctggCTCAGCCGCATCTGCCCCAGGCCCAACTCATGTTGACAGGCAGCCAGCTAGCCGGG GACATACAGCAGCTCCTCCAGCTTCAGCAGCTGGTGCTTGTGCCAGGCCACCACCTCCAGCCACCTGCTCAGTTCCTGCTGCCACAGGCCCAGCAGAGTCAGCCAG GCCTGCTACCGACACCAAATCTCTTCCAGCTACCTCAGCAAACCCAGGGAGCTCTTCTGACCTCCCAGCCCCGGGCCGGGCTGCCCACACAG CCCCCCAAATGCTTGGAGCCACCATCCCACCCCGAGGAGCCCAGTGACCTGGAGGAGCTGGAGCAGTTCGCCCGCACCTTCAAGCAACGCCGCATCAAGCTGGGCTTCACGCAG GGTGATGTGGGCCTGGCCATGGGCAAGCTCTACGGCAACGACTTTAGCCAGACGACCATCTCCCGTTTCGAGGCCCTCAACCTGAGCTTCAAGAACATGTGCAAACTCAAGCCCCTCCTGGAGAAGTGGCTCAACGACGCAG AGACTATGTCTGTGGACTCAAGCCTGCCCAGCCCCAACCAGCTGAGCAGCCCCAGCCTGGGCTTCGACGGGCTCCCTGGCCGGAGACGCAAGAAGAGGACCAGCATCGAGACAAACGTCCGCTTCGCCTTAGAGAAGAGTTTTCTAGCG AACCAGAAGCCTACCTCAGAGGAGATCCTGCTGATTGCAGAGCAGCTGCACATGGAGAAGGAAGTGATCCGCGTCTGGTTCTGCAACCGGCGCCAGAAGGAAAAACGCATCAACCCCTGCAGCGCAGCCCCCATGTTGCCCAGCCCAGGGAAGCCAGCCAGCTACAGCCCCCATCTG gtCACACCCCAAGGGGGCGCCGGGACCTTGCCATTGTCCCAAGCTTCCAGCAGTCTGAGCACAACAG TTACTACCTTATCCTCAGCTGTGGGGACGCTCCACCCCAGCCGGACAgccggagggggtgggggcgggggcggggccgcgcccCCCCTCAATTCCAtcccctctgtcactcccccacccccggccaccACCAACAGCACAAATCCCAGCCCTCAAGGCAGCCACTCGGCTATCGGCTTGTCGGGCCTGAACCCCAGCACGGG AAGCACAATGGTGGGGTTGAGCTCCGGGCTGAGTCCAGCCCTCATGAGCAACAACCCTTTGGCCACTATCCAAG ccCTGGCCTCTGGTGGAACCCTGCCCCTTACCAGCCTTGACGGCAGCGGGAACCTGGTGCTGGGGGCGGCCAGCGCGGCCCCGGGGAGCCCCGGCCTGGTGACCTCACCGCTCTTCTTGAACCACGCTGGGCTGCCCCTGCTCAGCGCCCCGCCAGGCGTGGGCCTGGTCTCGGCAGCTGCTGCGGCCGTGGCGGCCTCCATCTCCAGCAAGTCTCCGGGcctctcctcatcctcctcctcatcctcgtCCTCGTCCTCCACTTGCAGCGAGGCGGCAGCACAGACCCCTGGAGGCCCCGGGGGGCCCGAGGCAGGGTCCAAGCCCGAGTGA